In a single window of the Phocoena sinus isolate mPhoSin1 chromosome 7, mPhoSin1.pri, whole genome shotgun sequence genome:
- the TRAK2 gene encoding trafficking kinesin-binding protein 2 isoform X3 has translation MSQSQNATSTSPTGEENLMNINHRDSESITDVCSNEDLPEVELVSLLEEQLPQYKLRVDSLFLYENQDWTQSPRQQRHGSDALSPVLAEETFRYMILGTDRVEQMTKTYNDIDMVTHLLAERDRDLELAARIGQALLKRNHALSEHNEALEEQLGQAFDQVNQLQHELSKKDELLRVVSIASEESETDSSCSTPLRFNESFSLSQGLLQLDMLQEKLKELEEENMVLRSKACHIKTETITYEEKEQQLVSDCVKELRETNAQMSRMTEELSGKSDELIRYQEEISSLLSQIVDLQHKLKEHVIEKEELRLHLQASKDAQRQLTMELHELQDRNMECLGMLHESQEEIKELRNRSGPAAHLYFSQPYGVFSGESLAAEIEGTMRKKLSLDEESSLFKQKAQQKRVFDTVKVANDTRGCSVPFPALLPIPGSNRSSVIMTAKPFESGLQQTEDKTIQKSNLEEDPGNVQKVCQPGHSAESNLATALHRLSLRRQNYLSEKQFFAEEWQRKIQVLAGQKEGGSDCGIPTESLASLCTDQSEITDLSSASCLRGFMPEKLQIVKPLEGSQTLHQWQQLAQPNLGTILDPRPGVITKGFTQLPKDAIYHLSDLEEDEEEGITFQVQQPLQVEQKPSISQPVTGIFLPPMTSAGGPVTVSNYWKDSATY, from the exons ATGTGTGCTCCAATGAAGATCTCCCTGAAGTCGAGCTGGTGAGCCTGCTAGAAGAACAGCTACCCCAGTATAAGCTAAGAGTGGACTCTCTCTTTCTATATGAAAATCAAGACTGGACTCAGTCCCCACGCCAGCAGCGACATGGATCTGATGCCCTCTCTCCAGtccttgctgaagagactttccGTTATATGA TTCTAGGCACAGACAGGGTGGAGCAGATGACCAAAACGTACAATGACATCGACATGGTTACACATCTCCTGGCAGAG AGGGATCGTGATCTGGAGCTAGCTGCTCGAATTGGACAAGCTCTCTTAAAGCGGAACCATGCCTTGTCTGAGCACAATGAAGCCCTCGAGGAGCAACTGGGACAAGCCTTTGATCAA GTTAATCAACTGCAGCATGAGCTGTCCAAGAAAGATGAGTTACTTCGAGTTGTCTCCATTGCTTCTGAAGAGAGTGAAACTGATTCCAGCTGCTCTACACCTCTTCGCTTCAATGAGTCCTTTAGCTTATCTCAAGGTTTGCTGCAGTTGGACATGCTGCAAGAAAAGCTCAAGGAACTGGAAGAAGAGAATATGGTTCTTCGATCCAAG gctTGTCACATAAAGACAGAAACGATTACCTATGAAGAGAAGGAACAACAGCTTGTCAGTGATTGTGTTAAAGAACTTC gtgAAACAAATGCTCAGATGTCCAGAATGACTGAAGAATTGTCTGGGAAGAGTGATGAACTGATTCGTTACCAAGAAGAGATTTCCTCTCTCTTGTCTCAGATTGTAGATCTTCAGCACAAACTTAAAGAA CATGTGATTGAGAAGGAAGAGCTGAGACTTCACCTCCAAGCTTCCAAAGATGCCCAAAGACAACTGACGATGGAG CTGCATGAGTTACAAGACAGGAATATGGAGTGTCTGGGAATGTTACATGAATcgcaagaagaaataaaggaacttCGGAATAGATCTGGCCCTGCTGCTCATCTCTACTTCTCCCAGCCATACGGAGTTTTTTCTGGG GAATCTCTGGCGGCTGAGATTGAGGGGACCATGCGTAAGAAGCTGAGTTTGGATGAGGAATCTTCTCTCTTTAAACAAAA AGCCCAACAAAAACGGGTATTTGATACTGTCAAGGTTGCCAATGACACACGGGGCTGCTCTGTCCCATTCCCAGCTCTGCTACCCATTCCAGGCTCCAACCGTTCAAGTGTCATCATGACAGCAAAACCTTTTGAATCTGGTTTACAACAAACAGAGGACAAAACAATCCAGAAGAGTAACTTGGAGGAAGATCCAGG GAACGTCCAGAAAGTCTGTCAACCAGGACACTCTGCAGAGAGCAATTTGGCTACAGCCCTGCATCGCCTGAGTCTGCGGCGACAGAACTACTTAAGTGAGAAGCAGTTCTTTGCTGAAGAATGGCAACGGAAGATCCAGGTTCTGGCTGGCCAGAAAGAAGGGGGAAGTGACTGTGGCATCCCCACAGAGAGCCTTGCCTCCCTCTGCACCGACCAGTCGGAGATCACAGACCTGAGCAGTGCCAGTTGCCTTCGAGGTTTTATGCCTGAAAAATTGCAAATTGTCAAGCCCCTTGAAG GATCACAAACTCTGCACCAATGGCAGCAGCTTGCTCAACCAAATTTAGGAACCATTCTTGACCCACGACCAGGTGTCATCACTAAAGGCTTTACCCAGTTGCCCAAGGATGCCATCTATCACCTCTCAGATTTAGAAGAAGATGAAGAGGAAGGTATCACTTTTCAGGTTCAGCAACCTCTTCAAGTGGAACAGAAACCATCAATATCCCAGCCAGTAACAGGAATCTTCTTGCCGCCCATGACTTCAGCTGGTGGTCCAGTTACAG tttcaAATTATTGGAAGGATTCAGCTACATACTAA